A single Glycine soja cultivar W05 chromosome 14, ASM419377v2, whole genome shotgun sequence DNA region contains:
- the LOC114385508 gene encoding protein EXORDIUM-like: MMASPTSPRVLFLSLFVTLSMILHLSSARKLSESDPQLQFQYHRGPLLTGKISVNLIWYGKFKPSQKAIVADFITSLSSSKPLTAQPSVATWWKATDKYYKNSFPKLALSLGSQIVDENYSLGKSLTTNQILKLASKGPQRNAINIVLTSAEVAVEGFCSSRCGTHGSSVGARVNGKRYKFAYMWVGNSETQCPGQCAWPFHQPIYGPQNPAPLVAPNNDVGLDGMVINVASLLAGTVTNPFGNGYFQGPKEAPLEAGSACTGVYGKGAYPGYAGNLLVDPTTGASYNANGVNGRKYLLPALVDPKTSSCSTLV, from the coding sequence ATGATGGCCTCTCCTACATCTCCAAGAGTTCTCTTCTTGAGTCTCTTTGTAACTCTTTCCATGATTTTACATTTGAGTTCAGCCAGGAAGTTGTCTGAGTCAGACCCCCAATTGCAGTTCCAATACCACAGAGGCCCTCTCCTCACAGGCAAAATCTCCGTAAACCTAATTTGGTACGGTAAGTTCAAACCTTCTCAGAAAGCCATTGTTGCTGATTTCATCACCTCTCTCTCCTCTTCCAAACCCCTCACCGCCCAACCATCCGTTGCCACGTGGTGGAAAGCCACCGACAAATACTACAAAAACTCGTTCCCCAAACTTGCACTCTCCCTAGGGTCCCAAATCGTTGATGAAAACTACTCTCTAGGAAAATCACTCACCACCAACCAAATCTTAAAACTCGCGTCCAAGGGTCCACAGAGAAACGCCATCAACATCGTTCTAACTTCTGCTGAAGTGGCAGTGGAGGGGTTCTGCTCGAGTAGGTGCGGAACACACGGGTCCTCCGTGGGGGCGCGTGTGAACGGTAAGAGGTATAAGTTCGCCTACATGTGGGTGGGTAACTCAGAGACACAGTGCCCTGGTCAATGCGCGTGGCCGTTCCACCAACCCATTTACGGTCCCCAGAACCCAGCACCTTTGGTTGCACCCAACAACGACGTGGGTCTCGACGGCATGGTTATCAACGTGGCTAGTCTTCTTGCTGGGACTGTCACTAACCCTTTTGGAAATGGCTACTTTCAAGGACCCAAAGAAGCTCCTTTGGAAGCTGGTTCGGCTTGCACTGGGGTTTATGGTAAGGGCGCGTATCCTGGCTATGCAGGGAATCTCTTGGTGGACCCCACCACCGGTGCCAGCTACAACGCAAATGGGGTCAACGGAAGGAAGTATCTGTTGCCAGCTCTTGTTGATCCTAAAACCTCATCTTGTTCCACGCTCGTGTAA